CCCTTGCCCAGCGACGACGTCACGCCGCCGGTCACAAAGAGGAACTTGGTCGGGGCGGAGTCGGCGGGCATCGGCGGGGGTGTGGACGCTCGCCCCGCAAGCTACGGGACCGGCGCCCGCGCGCCTGCTTCCGGGCGGACTTTCATGCGCCCCCCCATCCCCTCTCCCCGCCCGCCTCGACGCCATCGCCGAGGCAGGCGGGGTCGGGTCACTCGGTGCTGGTGGCGCCCTCGACCGGGAGGAGCACCACGCGGACGTACTGGTCCTCGTCGAGCGTGTCGACGGCCATGTCGCGGACGTCGTCCATCGTCAGGCGCGCGACGATGTCGGGCTGGTCGAGGCTGTCCTGCGGGTCCGCGTCGTAGCGGGCGGCCGTCGTGAGGACCGACAGCCAGTAGCTGTTCTCTTCGAGGTTCGTCTCGCGCGCCCGGCGCTGCTGCTCCTGGAACGCCGCGAGGTGGTGGGACTCGGCCTCGCCGGCCTTCAGCGTCGCGATCTCGGCGAACACCGCGTCCACCAGCTCATCCACGCGGTCGGGGTCGGCGCCGAACTGGATGCGAATCTGGTACCGGTCCTCGTCCCGGTCGACGCTCGGCCGGACGCCGACGCCGTAGACGCCGCCGCGGTCCTCGCGGAGCTCCTCGCGGAGCATCTTCGACAGCACGTCGGCGGTGGCGTCGAGGATCGCGCGGTCCTCGTTGTCGTCGGCGTCGATCTCGCCGTGGAACACGAGAGCCACCTGAGCCTGCGGCTCGACGCCGGCGCGGACCGTCTTCTCGATGACGCCCTCCGGCGGAGCCACCGAGCGGTCGACGGGCGCCTCGTCGCGGCCGGCGCCGGGGAGGCTGGCGAGGTACGTCTCGACGAGCGGCCGGACGGCCTCGGGCTCGACGGCGCCCACGAGCACGAACGTGAAGTCGGAGACGTCGGCGAACCGGTCCCGGTAGAACGCGAGCGAGCGGTCGAGGTCGGCCCGGTCGAGGTCGCCGAGGTACTCGCGGAGCGTCCGGCTGCGGGGGTCCCCGTTGGCGAGCGTGGCCGAGAGCGTGTCGCCGAACGCGACGCGTGGCACGTTGACTTGGCTGCCGAGGATGCCGCGCGTCTGGGCCAGCGCGGCCTCGAACGCGTCGCGGTCGAGCCGCGGGGCGGTCACGTAGAGGTGGACGAGCTGAAACAGGGTTTCGAGGTCGCCGGGGGCTGCGCTGCCCGTGAACCCTTCGGTCTGGCCCGAGATCGTCGGCCGGACACTGACGATCTGGCCCGAGAGGGCCTTCCCGAGCGCCGTCTGGTCGAACGCGCCCACGCCCGACTGGCCGACGTAGCCGGCCGCGCCGCCGGCCGCGATCACGGCCTCGTCGTCGAGGAGCGACGTGCCGCCGGGGCTGGTCGCGCTCAGGAGCACCTCGTCGGCCTTGAAGTCGGTCGGCTTGAGGATGACCGTGGCGCCGTTGGAGAGCGTCCACGTGATCGTGCCGAGGTCGGCGTCCGCGTCCTCCTCGAAGACGGAGCCGGCGGCGGGCGGAGCAGGCACGAGCGGGCCCTCGACGATGGCGTCCTCGTAGGGCGTGATCTCCGCGTCGGCGACCTCGTCCAGCACGGCGAGCAGGTCGGCCTCGGCGGGCACGCTGCCGTCGGTGGGCGCCGTCACCGTGATCACGCGGTCGTCGCCGGCGGCGAGCTCCTCAGCGACGGCGTTGACCTCGTCGAGCGTGATCGTGGGGAGGTAAACCTCGACGAACGCGAGCCGCGCCTCGGGCGAGACCGACGGCTCGCCCTCCAGGAACGCGTTGACGTAGGCCATGGCGAGCGCCCGGCTCTCCTGGTTCTCCGCCTCGGCCACCGCCGACTGCGCCGACCGGAGCAGGTCGGCCTTGGCGCGCTCGACCTCGCCCGGGGTGATCCCAAACCGGCTCGCCCGAACGGCCTCGGTGCCGAGCACGCGCATGGCCTCCTCGATCTGGCCCGGCTTGGCCACCGCGATCAGCTGCGACGCGCCGACGGTCCGGACGAGGTTGCCGGTGGCGGCGGCCGCGAAGGCGTAGGGCGCGTCGGGCTGGCGCTGGATCTCAGCGAGCCGCTCGCGGAGCGCTCCGAAAAAGAGCCCCTCGACGAGCGATTGTCGGGCGTCGCCGTAGGTCGTGATCCGCCGGGGCTCGCCGCGGTACATCAGGCGGACGAGCGCGTACGGGGCCTCGGGGTCCGTCGCGATGGCGACCGCGCCGCCCGAGGCCTCGGCCATGTCGTAGACGGTCCGCTCGGGCGCGTCGGTGGGGGGCTCGAGGCTCGCGAACCGCTCTCGGATCATGGCCTCGACGGCGTCGACGTCCACGTCGCCCACGACCACGACGGCCATGAGGTCCGGGCGGTACCAGTCGCGGTAGAAGTCGCGGAGCCGCTCCGGCGGCGCCGTCTCGATGACCTCGGGCGTGCCGATGGGCAGGCGGTCGGCGTAGCGCGAGCCGCCGAACAAGACCGGGTACACCGTCCGGTTCATCCGCTCGGAGGCGCCCTGCCCGATTCGCCACTCCTCCAGCACCACGCCGCGCTCGCGCTCGATGGCCGAGTCGGCGAGTGTGATCCGCCCGGCCCACTCGCGGAGCACGTCGACCCCGGTCTCGAACACGTCGGCCGAGTCGGTCGGGACCTGGAGCATGTAGACCGTCTCGTCGAACGACGTGTAGGCGTTGAGGTCCGGCCCGAACCGCGTCCCGACGGACTCGAGGTAGCGGACGAGCTCGGGCTCGTCGAACCGCTCGGTCCCGTTGAACGCCATGTGCTCGACAAAGTGGGCCAGCCCACGCTGGTCCTCGTCTTCGAGCACGCTCCCGGCGTCGACCGCCAGCCGGAGCTCGGCGCGGCCCTCGGGCTCGGTGTTGTGGCGGACATAGTACCGGAGCCCGTTGTCGAGCGTCCCCTGCCGCACGGCGGGGTCGAACGGGAGCGGCGCGTCGAGCGCGGGCTGAGCGAGCGCGGGGGCGGCGAGGACGAACGCGAGCAGCCCGAGGCGGGCGAAGAGGCGCGACGAGTGGAGCATCGGGTCGGGGGAGTGGAGCGGAATCCGCCTGCCGATTTGCAGGGGACCGACGGCGCCTAAACATAGGGTCCGCCTCTCTTGAGGGCGGCGGCTTCGAGGGGCGGAACGCCGTCGCGTTCGCCATTTGTGCCTTGCCGCACTCGGCGCCCGCGGCCTATCTCTTGTCGTCCCAACCCGTTGCCCGATGCGGCTCTCCGTCACCCTCCTCGCCGCCGTCGCTCTCACCCTCCCCGCCTCGGCACAGGCGGGCCCTCCCTGCCAGTCGCCCGAGGCGGACGGGCTCGACTTCTGGGTCGGTACGTGGGACCTCGAATGGGACACGGCCAACGGGACGGCCTCCGGCACCAACGTCATCACGCGCGAGCACAACGGGTGCGTGATACAAGAGCGGTTCGCGGCCGAGACCGGGTTCGAGGGCGGGAGTTGGTCGGTCCTCACGCCGGCCGGTTGGCGGCAGACGTGGGTCGACAACGGCGGCGGCTACCTCCTCTTCGACGGCGCCACCGACGCCGACGGCCGCGTGACCGAAATGCGGCAGGCGCCGTTCGAGAACCCGCAGGGCCAGAGGCAGACGAACCGGATGGTCTGGGAGGACGTCACCGCCGACTCGCTCGTGTGGCGCTGGCAGGCCTCCCTCGACGACGGAGAGACCTGGGCCGACCGCTGGGTCATCCGCTACACACGCCGCGACTGACCCCGCCTCGGCGCCGAGGCGGAGGGAGGCCGCGCGCTAGGCCGGTTTCCGCGAAGTCACGAGGAGGCCGGTGCCCGTCGCGTTGTCGGCGCGGAGGTCGACCGCGTTCAGCGCCAGCCCGACGGGGCCGGCCGCGGCGTACCACGCGCCGACGAGCGGGGCCGTCAGCCACGACGCGTTGAGCGCTTGGATCGGCCACTTCACGAGGAGTCGCCACGCGGCCGAGCCGGCGGGGCCGTAGGCGTAGTCGGTCTCGATGACCTCCAGCCCGGCCGTCTCCAGCTTCTCCGTGAGCTCCGCCAGCGGGTACCCGTCGCGGACGTGCTCGCCGATAAAGCTCTCCTCCCCCTCCTCGGTCACACCCGACCCGCCCTGGTCGCTCGGCGTGTTGACGATGAACACGCCGCCGGGCTTGAGCGCCGCCAGGACGTGCCGGAAGACGGCCCGGTCGTCCTCGATGTGCTCCATCACGTCGACCGAGAGGGCAAGGTCGAAGGCGTCCTCGTACTCGAGGGGGAGCGTGAGGTCGGCGTTCTCGAACACGACGCGGCCGGCGTACGGCGTCTGCGCCATGAAGGTCTGCGCCCGCGCGAGGTAGTCGTCCTTCACGTCGACCGCCGTGACGTCGACGTTGGGGAACGTGTCGACGAGCCAGTAGGCGTACTGGCCGAACCCGGTCCCGGCGTCGAGCACGCTGACGGGTCGGTCGCCGAACGCCTCGATCCGCCGGCGGAGCGCGCGGCGGACGTACCACGAGCGGAGGAAGACGGTGTCGAGCAGCCGGTAGAACGCCTTCGTCCGGGCGGGCGTCGTCCAGAAGAAGCGGCCGAGGCGGTCTTTGACGGGGTCGTAGTCCACGAGCGCAGGGGGTGGGATCGGAGGTTACGGCCCGCCGACGCGCGGTATCGTTCCCCTCCCCCATCGTCGCCGGAGGTTCACTGCCATGCCCACCTGCATCTGGTCCCACGAGACGTCCGACCGCGTCGTCCCGCTGACGCTCGACGTGCCGTCGAACACCGGCGGCGAGCGGACCGAACAGACGCTCTACGTCCTCCCCGAGCACGAGGCCGCCCTCCGGGCCTACAACGAGCGCGTCGCACGCTTCGGCAAGACCTTCCTGCGCGCCATGCTCGGTCTGAGCGCGGCGCTCCTCGGCGTAGCCGTCGGCGCCCCCCTTTTCGGGTGGCCCGATGCGACGGCCAGCGCCATCGTCGGGTTGGGCGTCTCGGGCATCGGCTGGCTGATGATCGCGTTCCCGTTCGCCACCCCGACGACGGTCCGCTCGCTCGGCATCCGCCGCTCGATCTGGATCGCGCGCGGCCTCGGCGCCGTGACCGTCGGCCTCGGGATCTGGATCGCCCTGGCCGGCTAGCGATCCGTGAGGCGCTCGACGGCTTCGCAGAGCCGGTCCCACGAGTACCGCTCGCGCTCGCGGCGGACGCCGGCCGCGAGTCGCTCCCCGAGGTCGTCCTCCACGAACCGCACGAGCGTGTCGGCAAGCGCGCCCGGGTCCTCAGGGGGGACGACGAGGCCGGCCTCGCCATCCGGCACGATCTCCGCCAGCCCGCCCACGTCGGTCGTGATCACGGGCGTCCCGAAATGGAACGCGATCTGGGCGACGCCGCTCTGCGTCGCCGAGACGTACGGCTGAACGACGGCGTCGGCGGCGCTGAAGTAGAGGCCGACGCGGTCGTCCGGGATGTAGTCGGCGTCGAGGCGGACGCCATCGAGCGCGGCGGCCTGCGCGCG
This sequence is a window from Rubrivirga marina. Protein-coding genes within it:
- a CDS encoding class I SAM-dependent methyltransferase codes for the protein MDYDPVKDRLGRFFWTTPARTKAFYRLLDTVFLRSWYVRRALRRRIEAFGDRPVSVLDAGTGFGQYAYWLVDTFPNVDVTAVDVKDDYLARAQTFMAQTPYAGRVVFENADLTLPLEYEDAFDLALSVDVMEHIEDDRAVFRHVLAALKPGGVFIVNTPSDQGGSGVTEEGEESFIGEHVRDGYPLAELTEKLETAGLEVIETDYAYGPAGSAAWRLLVKWPIQALNASWLTAPLVGAWYAAAGPVGLALNAVDLRADNATGTGLLVTSRKPA
- a CDS encoding M16 family metallopeptidase, with translation MLHSSRLFARLGLLAFVLAAPALAQPALDAPLPFDPAVRQGTLDNGLRYYVRHNTEPEGRAELRLAVDAGSVLEDEDQRGLAHFVEHMAFNGTERFDEPELVRYLESVGTRFGPDLNAYTSFDETVYMLQVPTDSADVFETGVDVLREWAGRITLADSAIERERGVVLEEWRIGQGASERMNRTVYPVLFGGSRYADRLPIGTPEVIETAPPERLRDFYRDWYRPDLMAVVVVGDVDVDAVEAMIRERFASLEPPTDAPERTVYDMAEASGGAVAIATDPEAPYALVRLMYRGEPRRITTYGDARQSLVEGLFFGALRERLAEIQRQPDAPYAFAAAATGNLVRTVGASQLIAVAKPGQIEEAMRVLGTEAVRASRFGITPGEVERAKADLLRSAQSAVAEAENQESRALAMAYVNAFLEGEPSVSPEARLAFVEVYLPTITLDEVNAVAEELAAGDDRVITVTAPTDGSVPAEADLLAVLDEVADAEITPYEDAIVEGPLVPAPPAAGSVFEEDADADLGTITWTLSNGATVILKPTDFKADEVLLSATSPGGTSLLDDEAVIAAGGAAGYVGQSGVGAFDQTALGKALSGQIVSVRPTISGQTEGFTGSAAPGDLETLFQLVHLYVTAPRLDRDAFEAALAQTRGILGSQVNVPRVAFGDTLSATLANGDPRSRTLREYLGDLDRADLDRSLAFYRDRFADVSDFTFVLVGAVEPEAVRPLVETYLASLPGAGRDEAPVDRSVAPPEGVIEKTVRAGVEPQAQVALVFHGEIDADDNEDRAILDATADVLSKMLREELREDRGGVYGVGVRPSVDRDEDRYQIRIQFGADPDRVDELVDAVFAEIATLKAGEAESHHLAAFQEQQRRARETNLEENSYWLSVLTTAARYDADPQDSLDQPDIVARLTMDDVRDMAVDTLDEDQYVRVVLLPVEGATSTE